Proteins from a genomic interval of Enterococcus faecium:
- a CDS encoding class I SAM-dependent rRNA methyltransferase has protein sequence MKVQVKKRASNRLKKGYPLIQKEDLAHPQKETTQWVELVDSQNQFIAKGYLGKQNKGIGWVLSQQNIPFDQSFFEELFVKSKEKRTFFFSDDSTTAFRIFNGEGDGIGGLIVDYYAGYAVFSWYNETLYAHRELLIQAFREIYPEIIGGYEKIRFESVNLPESQFIYGKEAPEPLIVKENGVKFAVYLNEGLMTGIFLDQKEVRGSLAEGFASGKTVLNMFSYTGAFSVAAAMGGAIETTSVDLAKRSLKKTQEQFEVNGLDVDQQKIIVMDVFEYFKYAKRKQFLYDMIVLDPPSFARNKKKVFRVAKDYGELVKDSLDILAEDGILIASTNAANVSIEQFQTMIEEEFHTKNVSFEQLALYRLPKDFQTTDTFLEGNYLKVFVYQIKNNH, from the coding sequence ATGAAAGTACAAGTAAAAAAAAGAGCAAGCAATCGATTGAAAAAAGGATATCCACTGATCCAAAAAGAAGACCTTGCTCATCCCCAAAAAGAAACCACGCAATGGGTGGAATTAGTTGATTCGCAAAACCAATTTATCGCAAAAGGATATCTAGGAAAGCAGAATAAGGGAATCGGTTGGGTATTGAGCCAGCAGAACATCCCATTTGATCAATCATTTTTTGAAGAACTTTTTGTGAAGTCAAAAGAAAAAAGAACTTTCTTTTTTTCAGATGATTCTACTACCGCTTTTCGTATATTCAATGGAGAAGGAGACGGGATCGGCGGTCTGATTGTTGATTATTATGCAGGTTATGCTGTTTTTTCTTGGTATAACGAAACGTTATATGCACATCGTGAATTATTGATTCAAGCTTTTCGTGAAATCTACCCGGAAATCATAGGAGGCTATGAGAAAATTCGATTTGAATCAGTAAATCTGCCTGAGAGCCAGTTCATTTACGGAAAAGAGGCACCGGAACCCTTGATCGTAAAAGAAAACGGAGTAAAATTTGCCGTTTATTTAAATGAAGGATTAATGACTGGGATCTTTTTAGACCAAAAAGAAGTACGGGGATCATTAGCAGAAGGTTTCGCTTCTGGGAAAACAGTTTTGAACATGTTTAGTTATACCGGCGCCTTTTCTGTTGCTGCCGCAATGGGAGGGGCAATCGAAACAACAAGTGTCGATCTAGCAAAACGCAGTTTAAAAAAAACACAGGAACAGTTTGAAGTGAATGGTTTGGATGTCGATCAGCAAAAAATCATTGTTATGGACGTATTCGAGTATTTCAAATACGCCAAAAGAAAACAATTTTTATATGACATGATTGTATTGGATCCACCAAGTTTTGCCAGAAATAAGAAAAAAGTCTTTCGCGTAGCAAAAGATTATGGGGAACTGGTCAAGGATAGTCTGGATATTTTAGCAGAAGACGGGATACTTATTGCGTCTACAAATGCTGCGAATGTCTCGATAGAACAATTCCAAACAATGATTGAAGAGGAATTCCATACCAAAAATGTTTCTTTTGAACAACTTGCTTTATATCGTCTGCCAAAAGATTTCCAGACGACGGATACCTTTTTAGAAGGCAATTATCTGAAAGTGTTTGTTTATCAAATTAAAAATAACCATTAG
- the aroD gene encoding type I 3-dehydroquinate dehydratase, which produces MVRVKGLNIGSGRPKICAPLIGAVREEVLREAVLAREAGADLVEWRVDHYREVFSFDEVAETLVLIHEMLDGLPLLFTFRTLAEGGEQDISIRQYRDLYEHVIHTGLVDMVDIELFKVESLGKRLIEEIKSLNIPLIISSHDFKETPADPVLLYRLNVMEHFGADIGKLAVTPNNERDVLRLMELTRRANAFVSMPIITMSMGNLGKISRLAGGTTGSVMTFGSLSSDSTSAPGQLPVKALKQIIQLLNEPL; this is translated from the coding sequence ATGGTTCGGGTAAAGGGATTGAATATAGGAAGCGGTAGACCAAAGATTTGTGCGCCTCTTATCGGGGCCGTCCGAGAGGAAGTATTACGTGAAGCAGTTCTTGCACGTGAAGCAGGGGCCGATTTAGTCGAATGGCGAGTCGATCATTATCGTGAAGTTTTTTCTTTTGATGAAGTAGCAGAAACATTGGTTCTTATCCATGAGATGCTTGATGGACTGCCGTTATTATTTACGTTTCGTACCTTAGCTGAAGGCGGAGAACAAGACATATCGATCCGTCAGTATCGCGACCTTTATGAACATGTGATACACACAGGATTAGTAGATATGGTCGATATCGAGTTGTTCAAAGTAGAAAGTCTAGGAAAAAGACTGATAGAGGAAATCAAGTCTTTAAACATTCCTTTAATTATCAGTAGTCATGATTTTAAAGAAACACCAGCAGACCCTGTCTTGCTTTACCGATTGAATGTTATGGAACATTTTGGAGCCGATATCGGAAAACTGGCAGTAACTCCCAATAATGAACGAGATGTTTTGCGGTTGATGGAGTTGACTAGACGGGCAAATGCTTTTGTCTCCATGCCTATTATTACGATGTCCATGGGAAATCTTGGTAAAATTTCTCGTCTGGCTGGCGGAACGACGGGTTCCGTTATGACATTTGGTTCCTTAAGCAGCGATTCTACTTCTGCTCCAGGACAATTACCGGTCAAAGCATTGAAGCAAATTATTCAATTATTAAATGAACCGTTGTAG
- the ybaK gene encoding Cys-tRNA(Pro) deacylase codes for MAKKKIVKTNAIRMVEQKKIPYTEHEYEWDESHLSASSVAEQLPESQSRIFKTLVAVGNVTGPLVAVIPGEAELNLKKLAKVSGNKKVEMLHLKDLEATTGYIRGGCSPIGMKKLFPTYLDQIAESYEQIIVSAGRRGLQMELAPQDICALTSGQFADIKQ; via the coding sequence TTGGCAAAGAAAAAAATAGTAAAAACGAATGCAATCCGTATGGTCGAACAAAAAAAGATTCCCTATACAGAGCACGAATATGAGTGGGACGAAAGCCACCTAAGTGCGTCATCGGTCGCTGAACAGCTTCCAGAAAGCCAATCTCGTATATTTAAAACACTGGTTGCTGTGGGCAATGTGACGGGGCCTCTTGTTGCTGTGATACCGGGAGAAGCCGAATTGAATCTAAAAAAATTAGCAAAAGTTTCAGGGAATAAAAAAGTAGAAATGCTCCATTTAAAAGATTTGGAAGCAACGACCGGATACATACGTGGTGGCTGCTCGCCTATAGGTATGAAAAAACTATTTCCTACTTATTTAGATCAAATTGCAGAAAGCTATGAACAAATCATTGTCTCGGCTGGCAGAAGAGGGCTACAGATGGAGTTAGCACCTCAAGATATCTGTGCATTAACGAGCGGACAATTTGCAGATATAAAACAATAA
- a CDS encoding NAD(P)/FAD-dependent oxidoreductase, with the protein MEKLYDVIVVGAGTSGMMAAISAAEQGARVLLIEKNKKAGKKLLMTGGGRCNVTNNRPVDDLIAHIPGNGKFLYSTFAQWNNFDIMNFFESQGVHLKEEDHGRMFPVTNKSKTIIEALLNRLKELDVTLLFSTRVEKLIHKEHKIYGIRTEFEEFHAPAVILTTGGRTYPSTGSTGDGYKIVKRVGHTVTPLYATESPLISDEPYIQEKTLQGLSLQDITLRVLNKKGRVLTEHTMDLLFTHFGISGPAALRCSSFVNKELEKTGEPVTLSLDCFPTQTKQELIHLLTEKSKTTKKNLVNAWHGLLPERLLVFFLERLEMDHLTGQQASQKQIQDFVQLCKEFKLSINKTFPIEKSFVTGGGVSLKEIHPKTLESKIIDGLYFAGELLDVNGYTGGFNITAAFATGHVAGMNAGQRA; encoded by the coding sequence ATGGAAAAACTGTATGATGTGATCGTAGTCGGCGCTGGAACAAGCGGGATGATGGCAGCGATCAGTGCAGCTGAACAAGGCGCACGCGTACTCTTGATCGAAAAAAACAAAAAAGCAGGAAAAAAACTACTGATGACAGGTGGTGGTCGGTGCAATGTTACGAACAATCGTCCTGTTGATGATTTGATTGCACATATTCCTGGAAATGGAAAGTTTTTATATAGTACGTTTGCGCAATGGAATAATTTCGATATCATGAACTTCTTTGAATCACAAGGCGTACATTTAAAAGAAGAGGATCATGGACGGATGTTTCCTGTAACAAATAAATCAAAAACGATTATCGAAGCATTGCTCAATCGTCTGAAAGAACTAGATGTGACGCTTCTATTCTCTACTCGAGTAGAGAAATTGATCCACAAAGAACATAAAATTTACGGTATACGCACGGAATTCGAAGAGTTTCATGCTCCTGCCGTTATCTTAACAACTGGTGGACGGACTTATCCATCTACTGGTTCTACTGGAGATGGGTACAAGATCGTGAAGCGAGTGGGTCACACGGTGACGCCTCTTTATGCGACAGAGTCCCCCTTGATATCGGATGAACCGTATATTCAGGAGAAAACACTTCAAGGGCTTTCTTTACAAGACATCACTTTACGCGTTTTAAATAAAAAAGGTCGTGTATTGACTGAACATACGATGGATTTACTTTTCACCCATTTCGGTATTTCTGGTCCGGCTGCACTGCGTTGTTCAAGTTTTGTCAATAAAGAATTAGAGAAAACGGGAGAACCAGTGACACTTTCTCTGGATTGTTTCCCTACACAAACCAAACAAGAGCTTATTCATTTATTGACAGAAAAAAGTAAAACCACCAAAAAGAACTTGGTAAATGCCTGGCACGGTTTATTACCTGAGCGGTTGTTAGTTTTCTTTCTTGAGCGGCTTGAAATGGATCATCTGACAGGACAACAAGCCTCTCAAAAACAAATTCAAGATTTCGTTCAATTATGCAAAGAGTTTAAGCTATCAATCAACAAGACTTTTCCTATTGAGAAATCATTTGTAACTGGCGGAGGGGTTTCTCTAAAGGAAATTCATCCTAAAACGTTGGAGAGTAAAATCATTGATGGTCTGTATTTTGCGGGAGAATTACTGGATGTCAATGGTTATACTGGCGGCTTTAATATCACAGCGGCTTTCGCTACAGGGCATGTAGCAGGAATGAATGCTGGGCAAAGAGCATAA
- the gdhA gene encoding NADP-specific glutamate dehydrogenase has product MTNATEYVQAIQEKLHQKDQGQEEFLQAIDEFMPTVMSFLDTHPEYIEKNILELLTEPERVIQFRVPWQDDEGNWRVNRGYRIQYNSAIGPYKGGLRFHPSVNLSILKFLAFEQIFKNSLTGLPIGGGKGGSDFDPKGKSDNEIMRFCQSFMLELSKHIGPSIDVPAGDIGVGAREIGYLFGEYKRLKKYDTGVLTGKPLDFWGSKIRTEATGYGLVYYVKHLLNEEKDSFNQKTVFVSGSGNVAIYAIEKVQELGGKVVTCSDSSGYIYDPEGIDVKLLKGVKEINRQRLTEYANQRPSAIYHAGESVWTLKEKADIALPCATQNEIDESLAEILVENGIKIVAEGANMPCTVKAVSVLHEAGVWYCPGKAANAGGVAVSALEMSQNAQRLTWEREQVDEQLDQIMETIYHACRQTAAEYGDEKNLLLGANVAGFEKVAKAMAAEGLV; this is encoded by the coding sequence ATGACAAACGCAACAGAATATGTTCAAGCAATTCAAGAAAAGCTACATCAAAAGGATCAAGGGCAAGAAGAATTTTTACAAGCAATCGATGAATTCATGCCCACGGTTATGTCTTTTTTGGACACTCATCCCGAATATATCGAAAAGAATATCTTAGAACTTTTAACGGAACCAGAAAGAGTTATTCAATTTCGAGTGCCTTGGCAAGATGATGAAGGAAACTGGCGAGTAAATAGAGGCTACCGTATCCAATACAATTCAGCTATCGGCCCTTATAAAGGTGGATTGCGCTTCCATCCTAGTGTCAATCTAAGTATCTTAAAATTTTTGGCTTTTGAACAGATTTTCAAGAATAGTTTAACCGGTCTGCCAATCGGTGGAGGAAAAGGCGGAAGTGACTTCGATCCTAAAGGAAAATCTGATAATGAGATCATGCGTTTTTGTCAAAGTTTCATGCTGGAATTGTCAAAACATATCGGCCCATCGATTGATGTTCCTGCGGGAGATATCGGTGTAGGAGCTAGAGAAATCGGCTATTTGTTCGGCGAATATAAACGATTGAAAAAATATGATACTGGTGTGTTGACAGGTAAACCTTTGGATTTTTGGGGAAGTAAGATACGTACGGAAGCTACTGGTTATGGATTAGTGTATTATGTCAAACATCTATTGAACGAAGAAAAAGATTCATTTAATCAAAAAACAGTTTTTGTTTCCGGAAGCGGGAATGTAGCCATTTATGCAATCGAAAAAGTGCAAGAGCTAGGCGGGAAAGTTGTTACATGTTCAGATTCTAGCGGGTACATCTATGATCCAGAAGGAATAGATGTGAAACTATTGAAAGGAGTCAAAGAAATCAATAGACAACGTTTGACGGAATACGCAAACCAACGTCCTTCTGCTATTTATCATGCTGGAGAATCTGTTTGGACATTGAAAGAAAAAGCGGATATCGCTTTGCCATGTGCTACTCAAAATGAAATAGACGAAAGCTTGGCCGAAATCTTAGTAGAAAATGGGATCAAAATCGTAGCAGAAGGCGCTAATATGCCATGTACAGTAAAAGCTGTTTCTGTTCTTCATGAAGCAGGCGTGTGGTATTGTCCAGGAAAAGCTGCTAATGCTGGAGGAGTGGCAGTATCTGCTTTAGAAATGAGTCAGAACGCCCAGCGATTGACTTGGGAAAGAGAGCAAGTGGATGAGCAGCTGGATCAAATCATGGAAACGATTTACCATGCGTGTCGCCAAACAGCAGCCGAGTACGGCGACGAAAAAAATCTGCTTCTTGGAGCAAATGTTGCTGGATTTGAAAAAGTTGCCAAAGCAATGGCAGCAGAAGGTTTAGTTTGA
- a CDS encoding glucose-6-phosphate isomerase yields the protein MAHIHFDYSKVAPFVNEQELGYMQSQVTAAHNELREGTGAGSDFRGWIDLPTNYDKEEFARIKEAAKKIQSDSEVLVVIGIGGSYLGARAAIDFLNHTFFNLLDSNTRKAPQIFFAGNSISSTYIADLIEVIGDRDFSVNVISKSGTTTEPAIAFRVFKELLVKKYGQEEANKRIYATTDKAKGAVKVEADAEGWETFVIPDDIGGRFSVLTAVGLLPIAVSGADIDALMQGAADASKAYSSDKLEENEAYQYAAMRNILYRKGKVTELLINYEPGMQYFSEWWKQLYGESEGKDQKGIYPSSANFSTDLHSLGQFIQEGRRNIFETVVKVEKPRKSITIPEQAEDLDGLGYLQGKEVDFVNTKAFEGTLLAHTDGDVPNLLVKIPEMDAYTLGYTMYFFEIAVGISGYLNGINPFDQPGVEAYKKNMFALLGKPGFEDLAKELNERL from the coding sequence ATGGCACACATTCATTTTGACTATTCAAAAGTAGCACCGTTTGTCAACGAACAAGAGTTAGGGTACATGCAAAGCCAAGTAACAGCAGCCCACAACGAATTACGGGAAGGTACTGGCGCAGGAAGCGACTTCCGCGGCTGGATCGATTTACCAACGAACTATGACAAAGAAGAATTTGCACGTATCAAAGAAGCAGCTAAAAAAATCCAATCTGATTCTGAAGTATTAGTTGTTATCGGTATCGGTGGTTCTTATTTAGGCGCTCGTGCAGCGATTGACTTCTTGAATCACACATTCTTCAATTTATTAGATAGCAACACAAGAAAAGCACCACAAATCTTCTTTGCCGGAAATTCAATCAGCTCAACATATATTGCTGACTTGATCGAAGTAATCGGTGATCGCGACTTTTCAGTAAACGTTATTTCAAAATCTGGAACAACTACTGAACCAGCGATTGCGTTTCGTGTATTCAAAGAGCTTCTTGTTAAGAAATATGGACAAGAAGAAGCAAACAAACGTATCTACGCTACAACAGATAAAGCAAAAGGTGCAGTTAAAGTAGAAGCAGATGCAGAAGGTTGGGAAACTTTCGTGATTCCTGATGACATCGGCGGACGTTTCTCTGTATTAACTGCTGTTGGTTTGTTACCAATCGCTGTTAGTGGTGCAGATATCGATGCATTGATGCAAGGTGCCGCTGATGCAAGCAAAGCATACTCAAGCGACAAACTAGAAGAAAACGAAGCTTACCAATACGCAGCAATGCGTAACATTCTTTACCGTAAAGGCAAAGTAACTGAGTTGTTGATCAACTATGAACCAGGAATGCAATACTTCTCAGAATGGTGGAAACAATTGTATGGTGAATCTGAAGGAAAAGACCAAAAAGGCATCTATCCTTCAAGTGCAAACTTCTCAACTGATTTGCACTCTTTAGGACAATTCATCCAAGAAGGACGTCGCAATATTTTTGAAACAGTTGTGAAGGTTGAAAAACCTCGTAAATCAATCACAATTCCTGAACAAGCAGAAGATTTAGACGGTCTAGGCTACTTGCAAGGAAAAGAAGTGGACTTCGTAAATACAAAAGCATTTGAAGGAACATTGCTTGCTCATACAGACGGTGACGTGCCTAACTTGCTAGTCAAAATTCCAGAAATGGATGCTTATACATTGGGTTATACAATGTACTTCTTTGAAATTGCTGTAGGTATTTCAGGTTACTTGAATGGAATCAACCCATTCGACCAACCAGGTGTAGAAGCTTACAAGAAAAACATGTTCGCACTTCTAGGCAAACCAGGCTTTGAAGACCTTGCCAAAGAATTGAACGAACGCCTGTAA
- a CDS encoding integrase, giving the protein MEWVFEVTFLFFQSLLEDIKDFLGHKDISTTQVYAHISPEVKKRSMNQLENYIEEQIKKHSN; this is encoded by the coding sequence ATAGAATGGGTCTTCGAAGTCACTTTCCTGTTCTTCCAGTCCTTATTAGAAGATATCAAAGATTTTTTAGGTCATAAAGATATTTCTACTACACAAGTCTATGCCCATATTTCTCCCGAAGTGAAAAAAAGATCAATGAATCAACTAGAAAACTATATAGAAGAGCAAATAAAAAAGCACTCAAATTGA
- a CDS encoding YxeA family protein — MKKILGLIVIILIAFIGWKGWDYYQSTYVGKDYYAVVKAPMPAETDIKADNGEVIGRGFKYNVDAYAENGEKRQLDFDVITSGDSANGSAYPEGTILQLKASEKRIIEKKVITSDKVPSSVKEKLGLS; from the coding sequence ATGAAAAAAATTTTAGGGTTGATCGTTATCATATTGATTGCTTTTATAGGATGGAAAGGTTGGGACTACTATCAGTCTACTTATGTAGGTAAAGATTATTATGCGGTAGTCAAAGCTCCAATGCCTGCAGAAACTGATATCAAAGCAGATAATGGGGAAGTAATTGGAAGAGGTTTTAAATACAACGTAGATGCTTATGCTGAAAACGGTGAAAAAAGACAGTTAGATTTCGATGTCATTACTTCTGGTGACTCTGCCAATGGTTCTGCTTACCCCGAAGGAACGATCTTGCAGTTGAAAGCAAGCGAAAAGCGGATCATAGAGAAAAAAGTAATTACCAGCGATAAGGTACCCTCATCTGTAAAAGAAAAATTAGGCCTATCTTAA
- a CDS encoding glycerophosphoryl diester phosphodiesterase membrane domain-containing protein: protein MNYLKRSLGNAWDFLKGTQAYFRDVLLMHGFILFICLPLLSSTTRFILHRGAIDYLSYDNIPSIFSQHPGVLLSLIVVLMMILLLVYFEFTFLLMSVFFIKKKEPISLKQLLHLTILQLKKVRPITFLFFLAYFLLILPISGLSFNSDLLSKIKIPAFIMDFIFANRWIIVSSFLLVYIFLGYIGIRLIFALPEMILRDRPFRAAIRESWSLTKSRLLAITGQFIVIGGTILLLSSLGYIVVILAQSMVEQFFPDYALISAVFAMTLLQGILLFNIVMSTVGIFYIIVDFMDDEGFLPEIPKWFIPQAPNLRFSALKNTGLTLFAVFFGIGVCLYNMDYLTSAVQTKPVTVSHRGVSTQNGAQNTLEALEKTSRDYHPDYVEMDVQETKDGHFVVMHDANLRHLTGVNGTPQDLTLKELTNLTVTENGVQAPVCSFDSYLEKAHKLNQKLLIEIKTSKKDSDDLVERFVHKYRKVILENHHILQSLTYQTVSDLKEAEPNFYVGYILPFNIVGPPVTPADFLTMEYSTINRNFINSAHQDGKEVYVWTINDSDAMSRMMFYGVDGIITDEMGLLNESVKQTDEEITYSDKLLNFVLGVG from the coding sequence ATGAATTATTTAAAACGTAGCTTAGGTAATGCTTGGGACTTTTTAAAAGGAACACAAGCTTATTTCCGTGATGTCTTGCTGATGCATGGCTTTATTTTATTTATTTGTTTACCCTTATTGAGCAGTACGACCCGTTTTATTTTACACCGAGGGGCAATTGACTATTTGTCTTATGACAATATTCCTTCAATTTTTTCTCAACATCCTGGAGTTCTACTCTCGTTAATCGTAGTTTTGATGATGATTTTACTGTTAGTTTATTTCGAATTTACTTTTCTTTTGATGAGTGTCTTTTTTATTAAAAAGAAAGAACCAATCTCTTTGAAGCAACTCTTACACTTGACGATACTTCAGCTGAAGAAAGTGAGACCCATTACTTTTTTGTTTTTCCTTGCTTATTTTTTATTGATTCTACCGATCAGCGGATTAAGTTTTAATTCTGATCTACTGTCAAAAATAAAAATCCCCGCTTTCATTATGGATTTTATTTTTGCTAACCGTTGGATCATCGTCAGTTCCTTTTTACTCGTTTATATTTTCCTTGGCTATATTGGGATTCGACTGATTTTTGCTTTACCGGAAATGATTCTACGAGATCGTCCTTTTCGAGCAGCCATTCGGGAAAGCTGGTCATTGACCAAATCGCGTCTTTTGGCCATCACGGGCCAATTTATTGTGATTGGCGGTACGATTTTACTCCTTTCTTCTTTAGGATATATCGTTGTTATTTTGGCACAAAGTATGGTTGAACAATTTTTCCCAGACTATGCATTGATCAGCGCTGTGTTTGCTATGACGCTTTTACAAGGGATTTTATTATTCAATATCGTGATGTCTACCGTAGGGATTTTTTATATCATTGTTGATTTCATGGATGACGAAGGCTTCTTGCCTGAGATCCCTAAGTGGTTTATCCCACAAGCCCCCAACTTGCGTTTCTCTGCGCTGAAAAACACTGGTTTGACTCTTTTTGCAGTTTTTTTCGGTATTGGCGTCTGTCTTTACAATATGGATTATCTGACTTCAGCTGTTCAGACAAAACCAGTGACTGTCTCTCACAGAGGTGTGAGTACCCAAAATGGGGCGCAAAATACTTTAGAAGCACTTGAAAAAACAAGCAGAGACTATCATCCTGATTATGTAGAGATGGATGTTCAGGAAACAAAAGATGGTCATTTCGTAGTGATGCATGATGCAAATCTTCGTCACTTAACAGGGGTAAATGGAACACCACAGGATCTTACATTGAAAGAATTGACAAATCTTACAGTTACTGAAAACGGAGTGCAAGCCCCTGTTTGTTCTTTTGATTCTTATTTGGAAAAAGCACATAAGCTAAACCAAAAATTACTTATTGAGATCAAGACCTCTAAAAAAGATTCGGATGACCTTGTCGAACGATTTGTCCATAAATACCGCAAAGTTATCTTAGAGAACCATCATATTTTGCAAAGTTTGACGTACCAAACCGTTTCAGATTTAAAAGAAGCAGAACCAAACTTTTATGTGGGCTACATCTTACCTTTCAATATTGTTGGGCCCCCTGTGACGCCTGCTGATTTTCTGACAATGGAATATAGTACGATCAACCGTAACTTCATTAATTCTGCCCACCAAGACGGAAAAGAAGTATATGTATGGACAATCAACGATTCAGATGCCATGAGTCGCATGATGTTTTATGGTGTGGATGGTATCATAACCGATGAGATGGGACTACTAAATGAAAGTGTGAAACAAACAGATGAAGAAATCACTTATTCAGATAAACTGCTAAATTTTGTTTTGGGAGTCGGCTAA
- a CDS encoding TVP38/TMEM64 family protein, translated as MNIAASRKLINFISIIGLGLSIALTIYFINLGVFKDLNALRGLVGDSIILGPIIFVFIQILQVVIPIIPGGISTAAGVLIFGPYAGFIYNYIGICIGSIIIFLLGRRYGKPFILSMISDKTYNKYIGWLDNQNRFEKLFALAIFLPVAPDDALCLMAGLTNMSVKRYTLIILIAKPLSIFLYSMALIYGGQYLSGLLG; from the coding sequence ATGAATATTGCTGCCTCTCGAAAACTGATAAATTTCATATCCATTATCGGATTAGGCCTATCAATCGCGCTGACGATTTATTTTATTAATTTAGGTGTTTTCAAAGATTTGAATGCGTTAAGAGGATTAGTAGGTGATTCCATCATTTTAGGACCGATTATTTTTGTCTTCATCCAAATCCTGCAAGTAGTTATTCCAATCATTCCTGGAGGGATCAGTACTGCAGCTGGTGTCCTGATATTTGGCCCTTATGCTGGATTTATCTATAACTATATTGGAATCTGCATTGGTTCGATTATCATTTTTCTGCTAGGGCGTCGTTATGGAAAGCCATTCATACTTTCCATGATTAGCGATAAGACATATAACAAATATATTGGCTGGCTGGATAATCAAAACCGCTTTGAGAAGCTGTTTGCTCTAGCTATTTTTCTTCCAGTTGCTCCTGACGATGCGTTATGTTTGATGGCTGGATTGACAAACATGTCAGTGAAACGATATACACTAATCATTTTGATTGCTAAACCACTGTCGATTTTCTTATATAGTATGGCCTTGATTTATGGAGGCCAATATCTAAGTGGTCTTCTTGGATAA
- a CDS encoding carboxymuconolactone decarboxylase family protein, with the protein MAEKQTAGRDQLGDFAPKFAELNDDVLFGQVWSREELSAHQRSIITISSLISGGNFEQLPAHLKIGKQNGITGEEIAEIITHLAFYVGWPKAWSAFNLAKEIYLEGNSVNKKEA; encoded by the coding sequence ATGGCAGAAAAACAAACCGCAGGACGAGATCAATTAGGAGATTTTGCACCAAAATTTGCAGAATTGAATGATGATGTTTTATTTGGACAAGTATGGTCCAGAGAAGAATTATCTGCTCATCAGCGTAGTATCATCACCATATCTTCATTAATTTCAGGAGGAAATTTTGAACAATTGCCAGCTCATCTGAAGATTGGCAAACAAAATGGCATTACTGGTGAAGAAATAGCAGAAATCATTACCCATTTAGCTTTTTATGTAGGATGGCCAAAAGCTTGGTCAGCTTTTAACTTAGCAAAAGAAATCTATCTAGAAGGAAACAGCGTAAACAAGAAAGAGGCGTAA
- a CDS encoding cupin domain-containing protein, with protein sequence MMTKYEEIHNGVIFPAGEKNEAYAQVFTGQSYLNMLVNDPEVSVGVGNVTFEPGCRNHWHVHTDGYQILLVTGGEGWYQEEGKPARRLRAGDVVVTHKGIKHWHGATKDSWFEHLAITSGNSEFLEPVTDEVYEGLENQ encoded by the coding sequence ATGATGACAAAATACGAAGAAATACACAATGGCGTGATTTTTCCAGCAGGGGAAAAAAACGAAGCTTACGCTCAGGTATTTACTGGGCAAAGCTATCTGAATATGTTAGTGAATGATCCCGAAGTTTCTGTTGGTGTAGGGAATGTAACATTTGAACCAGGTTGTCGCAATCACTGGCATGTCCATACAGATGGATATCAAATCTTACTTGTGACTGGCGGAGAAGGATGGTACCAGGAAGAAGGAAAGCCAGCAAGACGATTAAGAGCTGGAGACGTTGTGGTGACGCACAAAGGAATCAAACACTGGCATGGTGCTACAAAAGACAGTTGGTTTGAACATTTAGCGATCACTTCCGGAAACTCAGAGTTTTTAGAACCTGTAACAGATGAAGTGTATGAAGGATTGGAAAATCAATAA